One stretch of Bradyrhizobium canariense DNA includes these proteins:
- a CDS encoding ABC transporter ATP-binding protein, giving the protein MAEATIPILEMKNVGKTYSQNGRPIEALRGANLRVKKGEFICLIGASGCGKSTLLRMAAGFETATHGDNLMWGVPISGPGPSRGMVFQDYGLFPWLNVRDNIGFGPKSRGRTKAEIRETSDHFINLVGLQNFADVYPHQLSGGMKQRVAIARVLANDAEIVLMDEPFGALDAMTRERLQDELVEIWSRTGLTVLFVTHAIEEAIFLADRVVVMSPGPGRIDTEYSIDLPRPRDIASAEFNEWRRLLSSQLHSHHGRKAG; this is encoded by the coding sequence ATGGCTGAAGCCACGATTCCGATTCTGGAAATGAAGAACGTCGGCAAGACCTATTCGCAGAACGGGCGGCCGATCGAGGCGCTGCGCGGCGCCAATCTGCGTGTGAAAAAGGGCGAATTCATCTGCCTGATCGGCGCCTCCGGCTGCGGCAAGTCCACGCTGTTGCGCATGGCTGCCGGTTTTGAGACCGCAACACATGGCGACAATCTGATGTGGGGCGTGCCGATATCAGGACCAGGTCCCAGCCGCGGCATGGTGTTTCAGGACTACGGGCTGTTTCCCTGGCTCAACGTTCGCGACAATATCGGCTTCGGGCCGAAATCGAGGGGGCGCACCAAGGCCGAAATCCGCGAAACATCCGATCATTTCATCAATCTCGTGGGTTTGCAGAACTTCGCCGATGTCTACCCGCACCAGCTTTCCGGGGGGATGAAGCAGCGCGTCGCCATCGCTCGCGTCCTCGCCAACGATGCCGAGATCGTGCTGATGGACGAGCCGTTTGGCGCGCTCGACGCCATGACGCGGGAGCGGTTGCAGGATGAACTGGTCGAGATCTGGTCACGAACCGGCCTCACGGTTCTTTTCGTCACGCACGCGATCGAGGAAGCGATCTTTCTAGCCGACCGGGTTGTGGTCATGTCGCCCGGACCCGGCCGGATCGACACCGAGTACAGTATCGATCTGCCAAGGCCGCGCGATATTGCAAGCGCAGAGTTCAACGAGTGGCGGCGCCTGCTGTCATCGCAATTGCATAGCCATCACGGGCGCAAGGCGGGTTAA
- a CDS encoding ABC transporter permease gives MWWPRLRPVLLAITFPAVLLAFWHFSTAGRPGSLIPPPYDVWLELRDLAFGGINDDAYSRTLHVHLLASVSRVYGGFALALIVALPLGMLIGRVPLVRQLVDPTIQILRPVPVTAWLPLAMIIFGLGPRSAVFLVFLGAFYPILVNTIFGVRSVEPRLFEAASMLGCSGPAQFFRVVLPAALPSIFTGMRLGLGFAWVVIVVGEMTGVQTGLGAIIMEARQLSRTEIVISGMIVIGIFGFLSDQLVMLIGRRLLAWSPSHG, from the coding sequence GTGTGGTGGCCGCGCCTGCGGCCGGTGTTGCTGGCGATTACATTTCCCGCGGTGCTGCTCGCCTTCTGGCATTTTTCCACCGCGGGGCGGCCGGGAAGTCTCATCCCGCCGCCCTATGATGTCTGGCTGGAGCTGCGGGATCTCGCCTTTGGCGGCATCAATGACGATGCCTATAGCCGGACCCTGCACGTCCATTTGCTGGCTTCGGTCAGCCGCGTCTATGGCGGCTTTGCGCTGGCCTTGATCGTCGCGCTGCCGCTGGGAATGCTGATCGGCCGCGTGCCGCTGGTCCGGCAACTCGTCGATCCCACCATTCAGATTCTTCGCCCTGTCCCGGTTACGGCGTGGCTGCCGCTGGCGATGATCATCTTCGGGCTCGGGCCGCGCTCTGCCGTCTTTCTGGTCTTTCTCGGCGCGTTCTATCCGATCCTGGTGAACACGATATTCGGGGTGCGTTCGGTCGAGCCGCGATTGTTCGAAGCGGCTTCAATGCTTGGCTGCAGCGGCCCGGCACAGTTTTTCCGCGTCGTGCTGCCCGCCGCGTTGCCGTCCATCTTCACCGGCATGCGGCTCGGACTGGGCTTTGCGTGGGTTGTGATCGTTGTCGGGGAAATGACCGGCGTGCAAACCGGCCTCGGCGCCATCATCATGGAAGCACGGCAGCTCTCGCGCACCGAAATCGTGATTTCCGGCATGATCGTCATCGGTATTTTCGGCTTCCTGTCCGACCAACTTGTCATGCTGATCGGGCGCCGGCTTTTGGCCTGGAGCCCGTCGCATGGCTGA
- a CDS encoding Hsp70 family protein yields the protein MSICGLDFGTSNTTLGTIEGHAPVLTALETGQTTIPSAIFYEVDGAVLIGRKAIEAYVDGAPGRLMRSLKSVLGTSLIDETTRLGRERTSFRDVIAYYLGAVKRRAEQASGRELRDVVHGRPVHFVDNAPDADRKAEQTLREIAREIGFDDVTFQFEPIAAALDYEREISSEEVALIADIGGGTSDFSIVRLGPQHHGKGDRSADILANDGVRIGGTDFDRQLSLGVVMPLFGFGSAMKRPGLDVPSSYFHDLATWSNINRMYEPGVIADIRRVRHEAAEPALLDRLVRVVDEQRGHTLAMEVEEAKIALSDQRRADIPLEWVAPGLSAAIGRPDLVSHTRQLADRIAARIKICLAQARLSAEDIDAVFLTGGSVRLAHVRKAITKAVPSARIVEGDTFGAVGKGLTLEALRRYGPRN from the coding sequence ATGTCAATCTGCGGACTAGATTTCGGAACATCCAACACGACGCTCGGCACCATCGAAGGCCATGCGCCGGTCTTGACGGCGCTGGAGACCGGCCAGACGACGATCCCGAGCGCGATCTTCTACGAGGTGGACGGCGCCGTCCTGATCGGCCGCAAAGCGATCGAAGCCTATGTCGACGGCGCACCCGGCCGCCTCATGCGCAGCCTCAAATCAGTGCTCGGTACGTCGCTCATCGACGAGACCACCCGGCTCGGACGCGAACGGACCAGCTTTCGCGATGTGATCGCCTATTACCTGGGCGCGGTCAAACGGCGTGCCGAACAGGCCAGCGGTCGCGAGCTGCGTGACGTGGTCCACGGCCGGCCGGTGCACTTCGTCGACAACGCGCCCGACGCCGACCGCAAGGCGGAGCAAACCCTGCGGGAGATTGCGCGCGAGATCGGCTTCGATGACGTCACATTTCAGTTCGAGCCGATTGCCGCCGCGCTGGACTATGAGCGCGAGATCTCAAGCGAGGAAGTCGCATTGATCGCCGATATCGGTGGTGGCACGTCGGATTTTTCGATCGTGCGTCTTGGCCCCCAGCATCACGGCAAGGGTGATCGCTCTGCGGATATTCTCGCCAATGACGGCGTGCGCATCGGCGGCACCGATTTTGATCGGCAACTCAGTCTCGGTGTCGTCATGCCACTGTTTGGTTTTGGCAGCGCCATGAAGCGCCCTGGCCTCGATGTGCCATCGAGCTATTTCCACGACCTGGCGACCTGGTCGAACATCAACCGCATGTATGAGCCGGGCGTCATCGCGGATATCCGCCGGGTTCGGCACGAGGCCGCTGAGCCCGCCCTGCTCGACCGGCTGGTGCGTGTGGTCGACGAACAGCGCGGCCATACGCTGGCGATGGAGGTCGAGGAAGCCAAGATCGCGCTGTCCGACCAGCGTCGGGCGGATATTCCGCTGGAATGGGTCGCGCCGGGCCTCAGCGCCGCCATCGGTCGCCCCGATCTTGTGAGCCACACGAGGCAACTGGCCGATCGCATCGCCGCCCGCATCAAGATCTGCCTGGCGCAGGCGCGATTGTCCGCTGAAGACATCGACGCCGTGTTCCTGACCGGCGGTTCGGTGAGGCTCGCCCATGTCCGCAAGGCGATTACGAAGGCTGTGCCATCGGCGCGGATCGTCGAAGGTGACACTTTTGGTGCGGTCGGCAAGGGTCTTACCCTCGAGGCGCTGCGGCGATATGGGCCGAGGAATTGA
- a CDS encoding MFS transporter, with translation MSDSAVRERVAAPVYLEQVNSGWLVVLGSTLALIVGNGPIILFTFGVLLQPISAEFGWQRSVLASALVASHTAGAVMMPFVGILVDRFGVERIALPAIVMFALATASGGLLGASPAAFVLLYAFLGVVGAGHSTLTYGRAVSTWFDARRGLALGVTLAGIGIGAALIPKYTHYFVANYGWREAYFALGALLFLVGFPSVALFVRDRPPQSGREPGHFEGLTLREAIRGYRFWFTAVAMMLVAAAVNGTIAHIVPILSDRGISADTATTAVGAAGLSLIVGRMLSGLALDRFYGPAVAAFFFIIPLIGMAMLGFGAVGPFAVVAAILLGLGIGAEGDIMAYLTSRYFGMAHYGVIYGCVLGFFTLGSGLGPWVMAHAFDAFRIYSAGLIGLGIALLVAIILVLTLGPYRYPPGSR, from the coding sequence ATGAGCGATTCAGCCGTAAGAGAGCGTGTCGCAGCGCCTGTTTACCTCGAGCAGGTCAATTCCGGCTGGCTTGTCGTTCTGGGCTCCACGCTCGCCCTCATCGTGGGCAACGGTCCCATCATCCTCTTTACCTTCGGCGTTTTGCTGCAGCCGATCAGCGCCGAATTCGGCTGGCAGCGAAGCGTCCTCGCTTCCGCGCTGGTGGCATCGCACACCGCCGGAGCGGTCATGATGCCATTTGTCGGCATCCTGGTGGATCGCTTCGGCGTGGAACGGATCGCGCTTCCGGCCATCGTCATGTTCGCGCTGGCGACCGCTTCCGGCGGATTGCTCGGCGCCAGTCCGGCCGCGTTCGTTCTGCTTTACGCGTTTCTCGGTGTCGTCGGTGCCGGGCATTCGACGCTGACCTATGGGCGCGCGGTCTCGACCTGGTTCGACGCACGGCGCGGTCTAGCGCTTGGCGTGACGCTCGCCGGCATCGGCATCGGCGCGGCGCTGATCCCGAAATACACGCATTATTTCGTCGCCAATTACGGCTGGCGCGAAGCCTATTTTGCTTTGGGCGCGCTGCTCTTCCTGGTCGGTTTCCCTTCCGTGGCGCTGTTCGTCAGGGATCGTCCGCCGCAAAGCGGCAGGGAGCCCGGGCACTTCGAAGGCCTGACGTTGAGAGAGGCCATTCGAGGCTATCGTTTCTGGTTCACCGCTGTCGCGATGATGCTGGTTGCCGCCGCCGTGAACGGCACGATCGCGCATATCGTGCCGATACTTTCGGACCGCGGTATCTCAGCCGATACCGCAACCACCGCTGTTGGAGCGGCGGGGCTGTCTCTCATCGTCGGGCGCATGCTTTCCGGTTTGGCGCTCGACCGCTTCTACGGGCCCGCCGTCGCGGCATTCTTTTTCATCATCCCTCTGATCGGGATGGCGATGCTCGGCTTCGGCGCCGTGGGACCGTTTGCTGTCGTCGCGGCGATCCTGCTTGGCCTCGGCATCGGAGCGGAAGGCGACATCATGGCGTATCTGACCAGCCGCTACTTCGGCATGGCGCATTATGGTGTCATCTACGGCTGCGTTCTCGGCTTCTTCACGCTCGGTTCCGGTCTCGGTCCCTGGGTCATGGCCCATGCGTTCGATGCATTTCGTATTTATTCGGCGGGACTGATTGGACTTGGGATTGCTCTCCTGGTCGCGATCATCCTCGTCCTCACGTTGGGGCCATACCGATATCCGCCAGGCAGTCGCTGA
- a CDS encoding ABC transporter substrate-binding protein, which translates to MTSGIRRREFIAGLGVGLFAAPAIVRAEGEPIVIRAGALKLIHSIAPYFYDQFVPAGYKIEVLPFETPTECKNAVVTKSVDFGAFGIAAAILGAAAGEPVVVIASTCNRGMAIIAKKGEGITSIKDLRGKRVAVFPGTTQEVFFLERLRMEGMSIKDVEPVRVSFSEMHIALSRGDVDAYVGAEPGPGVSLSSGVGTLVEYPYSTAMGSLNMVFGTHRDLITEKPDLVRVMMGIHQRATDFAATNKDAMVAMASSKLGQKKEAIEASVPNVELTWRLGPKEIEESKVYADHMLALKQIKRVPDFATFIDTSFVDAMKPT; encoded by the coding sequence ATGACATCTGGAATACGCCGTCGTGAATTCATTGCCGGCCTCGGGGTGGGGCTGTTTGCGGCGCCCGCGATCGTGCGGGCCGAGGGCGAGCCGATTGTCATTCGCGCCGGCGCACTGAAGCTGATCCATTCCATCGCTCCCTATTTCTACGATCAGTTCGTGCCGGCGGGTTACAAGATCGAAGTGCTGCCGTTCGAAACGCCGACCGAATGCAAGAATGCCGTCGTGACCAAGTCGGTCGATTTCGGCGCGTTCGGTATCGCGGCCGCGATCCTCGGCGCCGCCGCCGGTGAGCCGGTCGTGGTGATTGCCTCGACCTGCAATCGCGGCATGGCGATCATCGCCAAGAAAGGCGAGGGCATCACCTCGATCAAGGATCTCAGAGGTAAGCGCGTTGCGGTGTTTCCGGGAACCACGCAGGAGGTCTTCTTCCTGGAGCGGTTGCGCATGGAAGGCATGAGCATCAAGGACGTCGAGCCGGTCCGCGTCTCCTTCAGCGAAATGCATATCGCGTTGTCGCGTGGCGACGTCGACGCCTATGTCGGCGCCGAGCCCGGTCCCGGCGTGTCGCTGTCCAGCGGCGTCGGCACGCTGGTTGAATATCCGTATTCGACGGCCATGGGCTCCCTCAACATGGTGTTCGGGACACATCGCGACCTGATCACCGAAAAGCCGGACCTCGTCCGTGTGATGATGGGTATTCACCAGCGCGCAACTGACTTCGCAGCGACCAACAAGGACGCGATGGTCGCGATGGCGTCCAGCAAGCTCGGGCAGAAGAAGGAGGCGATCGAGGCGTCGGTACCCAATGTCGAATTGACGTGGCGGCTTGGGCCGAAGGAGATCGAGGAGTCAAAAGTCTATGCCGACCACATGCTGGCGCTGAAACAGATCAAGCGCGTGCCTGACTTCGCCACCTTCATCGACACCAGTTTCGTCGATGCGATGAAGCCGACCTGA
- a CDS encoding alpha-ketoglutarate-dependent dioxygenase AlkB has protein sequence MSEQLALFANKPASPEGLRYAADFVSPEVERELIARIAALPLQPFQFGQYEGKRRVASFGFRYDYSLRRMQEANPIPEWLNPTITEVEAFGGPATRIRQILCTEYDTGVGIGWHRDKPQYDRVFGLSLGSACKFRFRRPAGEKWQRFTLNAEPRSIYMMSGPSRKEWEHSIPSVEAPRYSITFRTMVDQ, from the coding sequence TTGTCTGAGCAGCTTGCCCTTTTTGCCAACAAGCCCGCTTCTCCGGAGGGCCTGCGCTACGCTGCCGACTTCGTTTCTCCCGAGGTTGAACGGGAGCTGATCGCGCGCATCGCGGCGCTGCCGCTACAGCCGTTCCAGTTCGGCCAATACGAAGGCAAACGCCGGGTAGCCTCGTTCGGATTTCGCTACGATTATTCGCTGCGCCGTATGCAGGAAGCTAACCCGATCCCGGAATGGCTCAACCCAACTATCACAGAGGTCGAGGCGTTCGGCGGTCCGGCAACCCGCATCCGGCAAATTCTCTGCACCGAATACGACACCGGCGTCGGCATCGGCTGGCACCGGGACAAACCGCAATACGACAGGGTCTTCGGCCTGTCGCTGGGATCCGCCTGCAAATTTCGCTTTCGGCGGCCGGCTGGCGAAAAGTGGCAGCGCTTCACGCTCAACGCCGAGCCGCGCTCGATCTACATGATGTCGGGCCCATCCCGAAAAGAATGGGAACACAGCATTCCTTCCGTCGAGGCTCCGCGCTATTCGATCACGTTTCGGACGATGGTCGATCAATAG
- a CDS encoding LysR family transcriptional regulator: protein MSVTFRQLEALIAVAESRNFTRASEKLRMAQPMVSGLIQDLETELGFRLFDRTTRRVELTEAATEFLQDAQRLAGDIEGAVRRARDVGARRRGHIRVGAPPLLAAALLPQVISAFAQSSPGVSVTLVDRAVSAIYDLLRQGEINLAVGTFRRSEDGIARIPLVSYLLALVCRADHPLAANTRPRWSDLAGVPLIALRRGNGIREQVERGYTAAGLDSEPAFELDQMTTIISMVEAGFGVTVLPLYALTVIPKQSLVARPLVDPPVTREIDVAHRDDRSLSPAAADFVRLLKLGATQLQSQNERLLEIEKSPSGKPPASDMLT from the coding sequence GTGAGCGTTACGTTCCGGCAGCTCGAGGCGCTGATCGCGGTGGCGGAGAGCCGCAACTTTACCCGCGCCTCAGAGAAGCTGCGGATGGCGCAGCCGATGGTATCGGGCCTGATTCAGGATCTGGAGACCGAGCTTGGATTTCGCCTGTTCGATCGCACGACGCGTCGCGTGGAACTCACCGAGGCGGCAACAGAGTTTCTGCAGGATGCGCAGCGTCTCGCCGGCGATATCGAGGGCGCGGTTCGCCGGGCCCGCGATGTCGGCGCCCGCCGGCGCGGCCACATCAGGGTCGGCGCTCCGCCGCTTCTCGCCGCAGCGCTGCTGCCGCAGGTGATCAGCGCCTTTGCGCAATCATCCCCCGGCGTTTCCGTGACGCTTGTCGATCGCGCCGTTTCAGCCATTTATGATTTACTGAGACAGGGTGAGATCAATCTCGCCGTCGGCACTTTCCGGCGAAGTGAAGACGGCATCGCGCGAATCCCGCTGGTCTCTTATCTGCTCGCATTGGTGTGCAGGGCAGACCACCCGCTCGCCGCAAACACGCGTCCGCGCTGGAGCGATCTCGCGGGCGTGCCGTTGATTGCGCTCCGCCGCGGAAACGGCATCCGCGAGCAGGTCGAGCGTGGCTATACGGCAGCGGGGCTGGACTCGGAGCCGGCATTCGAACTCGACCAGATGACGACGATCATATCCATGGTTGAGGCTGGCTTTGGCGTCACCGTGCTTCCTCTCTACGCACTGACCGTGATTCCGAAACAATCGCTCGTTGCCCGGCCGCTCGTTGACCCGCCCGTCACGCGCGAGATCGACGTGGCCCATCGCGATGATCGTTCGCTGTCTCCAGCGGCTGCTGATTTCGTTCGCCTTTTGAAGCTTGGCGCAACACAGCTGCAATCGCAGAACGAACGGCTGCTGGAGATCGAGAAGTCCCCTTCCGGCAAGCCCCCGGCGAGCGATATGTTGACGTGA
- a CDS encoding catechol 2,3-dioxygenase, translating to MQPEPIFDLAHLGHMELLTPKPDESLKFFVDVMGMTISGRKGESVYLRGWDDYERYSLKLTASKTSGMEHMALRARSPQALERRVAALKGSGFDIGWVDGDMGQGPAFRCRDPDGHIVELYYETEWYEAPAELKPALKNQAQRFPARGINVRRLDHLNCLAVDIKANRIFFETYLGCRLTEQIVLNDGTEAAMWMTMSNKSYDFAYSHDHSNTPGRFHHVTYALDSREEILRAADIFLENGIYIETGPHKHAIQQTFFLYVYEPGGNRVEIANAGARLILAPDWKPIVWTEEERKKGQAWGLKTIESFHTHGTPPVTR from the coding sequence ATGCAGCCAGAACCGATTTTCGATCTCGCCCATCTCGGCCACATGGAATTGCTGACGCCGAAGCCGGACGAGAGCCTGAAATTCTTCGTCGACGTCATGGGCATGACCATCAGCGGCCGCAAGGGCGAGTCGGTGTATTTGCGCGGCTGGGACGATTATGAGCGCTATTCGCTCAAGCTCACCGCCTCGAAAACCTCTGGCATGGAGCACATGGCGCTGCGCGCCCGCAGCCCGCAGGCGCTGGAGCGGCGCGTCGCCGCGCTCAAGGGCTCGGGTTTCGACATCGGCTGGGTCGATGGCGACATGGGGCAGGGGCCGGCGTTTCGCTGCAGGGATCCCGACGGCCATATCGTCGAGCTCTATTACGAGACCGAATGGTACGAGGCGCCGGCCGAACTCAAGCCTGCATTGAAGAACCAGGCGCAGCGCTTTCCCGCCCGCGGCATCAATGTCCGCCGCCTCGATCACCTCAATTGCCTGGCGGTCGACATCAAGGCCAACCGCATCTTCTTTGAGACGTATCTGGGCTGCCGGTTGACCGAGCAGATCGTCCTCAACGACGGCACCGAAGCCGCGATGTGGATGACGATGTCGAACAAGAGCTACGACTTCGCCTATTCACACGATCACTCCAATACGCCCGGCCGATTCCACCACGTGACCTATGCGCTCGATAGCCGCGAAGAGATTTTGCGCGCTGCCGATATCTTCCTGGAGAACGGCATCTACATCGAGACCGGCCCGCACAAGCACGCCATCCAGCAAACGTTCTTCCTCTATGTCTACGAGCCCGGCGGCAACCGCGTCGAAATCGCCAATGCCGGTGCGCGGCTCATTCTGGCGCCGGACTGGAAGCCGATCGTATGGACCGAAGAAGAGCGCAAGAAGGGCCAGGCGTGGGGCCTGAAGACGATCGAGTCGTTTCATACCCACGGGACGCCGCCGGTCACGCGGTGA
- a CDS encoding PIG-L deacetylase family protein, translating into MSNPKTGLVVSAHPGDFVWRAGGAIALHAKKGYRVKIVCLALGERGESQFAWKQPGMTLEKVKAGRKDEAERAAAALGAEIEFFDAGDYPLRLTEAHMDRLIDIYRELNPSFVLTHSLEDPYNVDHPAAAAYAQEARIVAQAMGHKPQAEYSYNAPPVFLFEPHQPEMCNFKPQVILNIDEVWDIKRKTFEILAAQKHLWAYYERVALQRGMQGGRNSGKAMTYGEAYQRLFPMALEELA; encoded by the coding sequence ATGTCCAATCCCAAAACGGGTCTGGTGGTTTCGGCACACCCCGGGGATTTTGTGTGGCGGGCTGGCGGCGCGATCGCGCTTCACGCCAAGAAAGGCTATCGCGTCAAAATCGTCTGCCTGGCGCTCGGCGAGCGAGGGGAATCCCAGTTTGCCTGGAAACAACCGGGCATGACGCTTGAGAAGGTCAAGGCCGGCCGCAAGGACGAGGCAGAACGAGCCGCCGCGGCGCTCGGTGCCGAAATCGAATTCTTCGATGCTGGCGATTACCCGCTGCGCCTCACCGAGGCGCATATGGATCGGCTGATCGATATCTATCGCGAGCTCAACCCAAGCTTTGTGCTCACGCACTCGCTGGAAGACCCTTATAACGTCGACCATCCGGCGGCGGCAGCCTATGCGCAGGAAGCGCGCATCGTGGCGCAGGCGATGGGCCACAAGCCGCAGGCCGAATACAGCTACAACGCCCCGCCGGTTTTCCTGTTCGAGCCGCATCAGCCGGAGATGTGCAACTTCAAGCCGCAGGTCATCCTCAATATCGACGAGGTCTGGGATATCAAGCGCAAGACGTTCGAGATTCTTGCGGCGCAAAAGCACCTGTGGGCCTATTACGAGCGGGTCGCGCTTCAGCGGGGTATGCAGGGCGGCCGCAATTCCGGCAAGGCCATGACCTACGGCGAGGCCTATCAGCGGCTATTTCCGATGGCGCTGGAGGAATTGGCGTGA
- a CDS encoding FAD-dependent monooxygenase: MNERTISTRPLRAAIVGGGIGGLSAANALHRRGIEVTVFEQANALGEVGAGVFIYPNSLRQLERMGLGEALAAVGAKVGRGSEYYRMDGTVVGPILTADSSGWNGLYGMHRADLLNALAAALPQSAIRTGYRCIGIEQSAATVQLKFANGESAETDLVIAADGIHSGLQKYIVEPKPPEYSGSRAYRGLIARDKLPNWRNEAHQVWMGDGKHFMVFPVRSGQLLNYVGFVPTKNETIESWSAVGDRDELAASFEGWDLRVTELLGKIESCFWWGLYDRRPLTTWTKGRLTLLGDAAHAMLPHLGQGANQAIEDGVALAVLLEGRSASDVPDILKQYEQFRRARTDMIQAEARQNGLRYDSKYASLEQRDREIASSAAFRKSLYDYDVEKAAMTYLSDSRHLQTPAAAASAPTSQSLR; encoded by the coding sequence ATGAACGAGAGAACCATATCGACCAGACCCCTTCGCGCCGCGATCGTGGGAGGCGGCATTGGCGGTCTTTCCGCCGCAAACGCCCTGCATCGAAGGGGGATCGAGGTCACTGTTTTCGAGCAGGCTAACGCGTTGGGCGAGGTTGGCGCCGGCGTTTTCATCTATCCGAACAGTTTGCGGCAATTGGAGCGGATGGGCCTCGGCGAAGCGCTGGCCGCGGTCGGGGCGAAGGTTGGCCGTGGTTCGGAATATTACCGGATGGATGGAACGGTGGTCGGGCCGATCCTCACCGCGGACTCCAGCGGCTGGAACGGCTTGTATGGCATGCATCGGGCCGACTTGTTGAATGCGCTCGCGGCAGCTCTGCCGCAGAGCGCGATACGGACCGGCTACCGCTGTATCGGAATCGAACAAAGTGCCGCGACAGTGCAGTTGAAATTCGCCAATGGCGAGAGCGCGGAGACGGATTTGGTGATCGCGGCCGATGGGATCCACTCGGGCCTGCAGAAATATATCGTCGAACCAAAGCCCCCCGAATATTCGGGCTCGCGTGCCTATCGCGGTCTGATCGCGCGCGATAAACTTCCCAACTGGCGGAATGAGGCGCATCAGGTCTGGATGGGCGACGGCAAGCATTTCATGGTGTTTCCGGTTCGGAGCGGCCAGCTTCTGAATTATGTCGGCTTCGTTCCGACCAAAAACGAGACGATTGAGTCATGGTCGGCGGTCGGAGATCGCGACGAACTGGCGGCATCCTTCGAGGGATGGGACCTGCGCGTCACCGAACTGCTTGGAAAAATCGAGAGTTGCTTTTGGTGGGGGCTATACGATCGCAGGCCGTTGACCACCTGGACCAAAGGACGGCTGACCCTGCTGGGTGACGCGGCCCACGCGATGCTTCCGCATCTCGGCCAGGGCGCCAACCAGGCCATCGAGGACGGCGTCGCTCTGGCGGTCCTGCTCGAGGGGCGCTCTGCGTCCGATGTTCCCGACATCCTGAAGCAATATGAACAATTCCGCCGCGCGCGCACCGATATGATTCAGGCTGAGGCGCGGCAAAACGGGCTCCGTTACGATTCCAAATATGCCAGTCTCGAGCAGCGCGATCGGGAAATAGCGAGCTCGGCCGCATTCCGCAAATCGCTTTACGATTACGATGTCGAAAAGGCAGCCATGACGTACCTAAGCGACAGCCGACACCTGCAAACACCCGCCGCTGCAGCTAGCGCTCCGACCAGCCAGTCGCTCAGATAG